The following coding sequences are from one Perognathus longimembris pacificus isolate PPM17 chromosome 13, ASM2315922v1, whole genome shotgun sequence window:
- the LOC125361660 gene encoding solute carrier family 22 member 20-like encodes MAFTDLLDALGGVGCFQLVYTALLLLPCALLACHTFLQNFTAAAPPHHCQRPPNRTEAATNASAAWLRVTVPLDRHGVPAPCERFREPQWALLSPNTSVRGAATEPCEDGWVFDRSVFPSTIVMEWELVCEARALPDLAQSVYMAGVLVGAAVFGSLADRLGRKAPLIWSYLQLAVSGAATAYVDSFSAYCVSRFLMGMTFSGIILNSLSLVVEWMPTRGRTVAGILLGYSFTVGQLILAGVAYLIRPWRWLQLAVSAPFVVFFLCSWWLPESSRWLLLRGRSQQALRNLRKVAAMNGRREEGDRLTAEVVSSYIHSEFANVRTSSSILDLFRTPAIRKVTCCLMMVWFSNSVAYYGVAMDLQKFGLNIYLVQALFGLIDIPAMLVATTTMLYVGRRATVASFLFLAGLMVIANMFVPEDMQTLRTAQAALGKGCLASSFICIYLFTGELYPTEIRQMGMGFASVNARVGGLAAPLITTLGEFNPILPPMAFGATSVLAGLAVTCFLTETRNVPLAETIAAMERRAKEGQDPSKKDAEEKIEEISLQQLGASHLKETI; translated from the exons ATGGCCTTCACAGACCTGCTGGACGCCCTGGGCGGCGTGGGCTGCTTCCAGCTCGTCTACACcgccctgctgctgctgccctgcgccctgctggcctgccacaCCTTCCTGCAGAACTTCACCGCCGCGGCGCCCCCCCACCACTGCCAGCGCCCCCCCAACCGCACGGAGGCCGCCACCAACGCCTCGGCGGCCTGGCTGAGGGTCACCGTCCCCCTGGACCGGCACGGGGTCCCCGCGCCCTGTGAGCGCTTCAGGGAGCCTCAGTGGGCCCTGCTGAGCCCCAACACCTCTGTGCGGGGGGCGGCCACGGAGCCCTGCGAGGATGGCTGGGTCTTCGACCGCAGCGTTTTCCCGTCCACCATCGTGATGGAG TGGGAGCTGGTGTGCGAGGCCCGCGCCCTCCCCGACCTGGCGCAGTCCGTCTACATGGCCGGAGTGCTGGTGGGGGCCGCCGTCTTTGGCAGCCTGGCAGACAG GCTGGGCCGCAAGGCCCCCCTCATCTGGTCATACCTGCAGCTGGCCGTTTCGGGGGCCGCCACGGCGTACGTGGACTCCTTCAGCGCTTACTGCGTCTCTCGATTCCTCATGGGCATGACCTTCTCCGGCATCATCCTCAACTCCCTCTCCCTGG TGGTGGAGTGGATGCCCACGCGGGGCCGGACCGTGGCGGGCATCTTGCTGGGCTACTCCTTCACCGTGGGCCAGCTCATCCTGGCGGGCGTGGCCTACCTGATCCGCCCCTGGCGGTGGCTGCAGTTGGCGGTCTCCGCTCCTTTCGTGGTCTTTTTCCTCTGCTCTTG GTGGCTTCCGGAGTCTTCCCGGTGGCTCCTTCTTCGGGGCAGGTCCCAGCAGGCCCTGCGGAACTTGCGGAAGGTGGCGGCGATGAATGGCCGACGGGAGGAAGGGGACCGGCTGACCGCGGAG GTGGTGAGCTCCTACATCCACAGTGAGTTTGCAAATGTGCGCACCTCCAGCTCCATCTTGGATCTCTTCCGAACGCCGGCCATCCGTAAGGTCACGTGCTGTCTCATGATGGTGTG GTTTTCCAACTCGGTGGCTTACTACGGCGTGGCCATGGACCTGCAGAAGTTCGGGCTGAACATCTACCTGGTCCAGGCTCTGTTTGGCCTCATTGACATCCCCGCCATGCTGGTGGCCACCACCACCATGCTTTACGTGGGCCGCCGGGCCACCGtggcctccttcctctttctggcTGGGCTCATGGTCATCGCCAACATGTTTGTGCCAGAAG ACATGCAGACCTTGCGCACTGCCCAGGCGGCCCTGGGCAAAGGCTGCCTGGCCAGCTCCTTCATCTGCATCTACCTGTTCACAGGAGAGCTGTACCCCACGGAGATCAG GCAGATGGGGATGGGCTTCGCCTCGGTCAACGCGCGTGTCGGGGGCCTGGCAGCACCGCTGATCACCACGCTGGGGGAGTTCAACCCAATCCTGCCGCCTATGGCCTTCGGCGCCACCTCCGTGCTGGCTGGGCTGGCCGTCACCTGCTTCCTGACGGAGACCCGCAATGTACCCCTGGCGGAGACGATCGCTGCGATGGAGAGAAG AGCCAAAGAGGGCCAGGACCCTTCCAAGAAAGATGCAGAAGAAAAGATAGAAGAAATTTCTCTTCAGCAGCTGGGAGCGTCTCACCTCAAGGAAACCATCTAA